The Triticum aestivum cultivar Chinese Spring chromosome 7B, IWGSC CS RefSeq v2.1, whole genome shotgun sequence genome window below encodes:
- the LOC123156742 gene encoding protein FAR1-RELATED SEQUENCE 8, which yields MSAVGMEAVAAGEPQAIGKGATYDVCSEATSGWTRRVRIGKAPEEREMNPDRKTALELSVRAYAETKSGPVINPTIGTSFDSLDEAYEFYNLYSWEYGFGVRLAKSRLNVNRKRCMQEIMCACAGKPMRENSRSSRCGCEAMIRLLRSNDNGWYISEFKSGHNHPLSVTCGEKCIESHTGTSIGTRRIW from the exons ATGAGCGCTGTAGGTATGGAGGCGGTCGCCGCCGGCGAGCCACAGGCCATCGGAAAGGGAGCCACATATGACGTTTGCTCCGAGGCGACCAGCGGCTGGACGCGAAG GGTTAGGATTGGGAAGGCACCTGAGGAGAGGGAGATGAACCCTGATAGGAAAACAGCACTTGAATTGTCAGTTCGCGCTTATGCAGAGACAAAATCTGGGCCAGTCATCAATCCAACAATTGGCACATCTTTTGACTCATTGGATGAAGCATATGAGTTCTACAACCTCTATTCATGGGAATATGGTTTCGGCGTGAGGCTTGCGAAAAGCAGACTGAATGTTAATCGGAAGAGATGTATGCAAGAAATAATGTGTGCTTGTGCG GGCAAACCAATGAGGGAAAACAGTCGATCATCAAGGTGCGGGTGTGAAGCCATGATTAGATTGCTCCGTTCAAATGACAACGGTTGGTACATATCAGAGTTCAAATCTGGCCATAACCACCCGTTGTCTGTGACATGTGGAGAAAAATGCATTGAAAGTCACACAGGCACATCGATAGGTACACGAAGGATCTGGTGA